CAGGAGGTTGTCCGTATTGACGGCTTCCACCGTGGCGATCTCGAAGCGAAACTGGATCAGTTCGACGTACTAGTGAGCAACTCAGCGGTCGAAGTTGGTATCGACTTCACAGTCGACCGGCTGGTGTTCTCGGCACACGATCGCGCTAGCTTCCTCCAGCGACTGGGTCGACTTCGGACGGAAACTATCCGTCAGTCCGCGCGCTGTTACATTCCATCGACAGTTGCGACGATGCTCGAAAATCGTACAGGTTCTGACTCAGTCACGCGTGAGGCCTTAACCCGGATTCTTGACGACGCCTACCACAATCCTCACGACAGGGAGTCATTTGACTGGCGCTACTCCGCTGCGGAGGCGTACCATCACCTACAGAGACGAACGCGCGACGCGAATCCGGAGCTGGCTGAGCAGGTAAGGAATGAAGGATGGAACCGTATCACTGCTCACTTCGCGTCGGAGTCAGATTTCACACGCGAGGATCTCGAACGCTACATCGATCCAATCGAAAGTGCAGTTGAGGATACGCTCAAGTGGTACCGAGGCGACTCACTGCAGGTACTCGTATGCGACCCGAACGGAGAGGGTCGCGAGGTTGTTCGAGCGTACGATCTATTCTACCTGCTCCGCCACGGCGACGTTGAGTTCCACTCGCGTGAGGAGTTCCAGCGTGTGGTTCCTGAGACTCATCATACGACGATTTCGAATACAGCACCATACGTGACCGGCTTCTGCACGTATCGTGGAACGATTCCGCCCAATGAGGATGGCTACGGACGAGAGGTTGCTTTGGAAGCAACATCGGAGATCTACCGCTGGCTAAAAACCGAGACGGAGCGCACAGCACGAACTCCCCGTACCATTGACAATCTCTCGGTACAGGTTAATGTCGACGACGGCTCCCGACGAATTGGCGGGAGCATTGACCAACTCCGCGAAGAAATGGTCGACCTCGATATCCTCACGTACGTTGTCGATGACGACCCGAGGGCAGTGAAAAATCAATACGATCTCGGTCCGTTCTTCTTCCTCTACGGGTTGGTGACTGACGACGGACTTTGCTCGATTGCGCTCGGAACTGACGCACTGTATCTTCACTGTGCCATCCAAGACGAAGCGGAGTCGGTTGACCTCGAACGGTTCGGAGTGGATATCTGATGACCGCTGAGTCGAGCTTCAAAGACGAACTGGTGTACGTGAGTGCGCTCAACGAATTTGTCTACTGTCCACGGCGCTACTACTACCAGCGGTTCCATGACGAAATTGGCGAGCCATACGAACTAGTTGACGGCCGTTCGAAACACGATTCCGCAGCGAAGCGTGGCGGTTGGGTACAAGAGCAATACTTTCGCTCGGAAGAGCTCGGACTGCACGGAAAAATCGACCTCGTTGAGACGGAGGGCGGAACACCGACTCCAGTCGAGCGCAAGCGCGCTGAGAGTGGTGAGTACTACCCCAGTGACGAATTGCAGATTGCCGGATACTGTATGCTGCTTGAACATGCTATCGGAGAACCGGTCAACGTCGGATACATCTATCTCTACTCGACCGATACCCGACACCCGATCCGTATCACAGAGGACCATCGGACGGCGGTACGGCGCGTCGTCAAACGGATTGAACAGTTGTCCTTCGGCGATGTCCCACCGCTGGTTGATACCCGGTCGAAATGTGAGGCATGTTCCGCTCGTAACTACTGTATGCCTGCGGAAACGGCGATGCTCGCTCCTGACATGGCTGAGGGAACTGAATGGGAGGGGGCCCACCCGGAGGAACCATCATGAAAGCCAGTGACGGGATGTTCCTCGATTCGGTTGTGTACGTCACCACACAGGGTACACAGGTACGGACGGATGGTGGCCAAATTATCGTCCACGATGTCGATGGAGACGACGGGGAACTCGCCACGTTCCCAACGGAAAAACTGGAGACAATCAACGTCTTCGGTGGTGTGAATTTCTCTACACCGTTTGTTGCTAAGGCGAATGAACATGGAATCGTCCTCAACTACTTCACCCAAAACGGGAACTATCGCGGGAGCTTCGTTCCCGAACGGAATACGATTGCGGAAGTTCGCCGTGCGCAGTACGCGTTGGATGACACAACAGAGTTGGCCATCGCCAAAGCGATGATTCGGGCGAAGATACGAAACGCACGGACACTACTCTCACGGAAAGGCGTCACTGGAACGGACCTACTTCGGGACTTGGGTGAGCGTGTCGACCGTGCTACCTCGAAAGACGACCTTCGTGGGACCGAGGGAGAGGCTGCAGAGCGGTACTTCAGCAGACTCGATGAAGCGCTCGTTGACGGCTGGACATTCGAAACGCGGAGCAAGCGCCCGCCGGAAGATCACATCAACTCACTGCTGTCGTTGAGTTATGTGATGATGAAAAACGAGGTTCTCACTGGTCTTCGGAGCTACAATCTTGATCCGTTCCTCGGCGTCCTACATGCGGACCGGCATGGACGTCCATCGTTAGCGCTAGACCTACAAGAGGAGTTCCGACCACTATTCTGTGATGCCTTTGTCACGCGTGTAGTGAATCGAGGAACATTCAACCACGATGACTTTCGAGACAATAATCGCCTTCGCGACGATGCCTTCCAGACGTACCTCTCGAAGTTCGATGCGTACATGGAAGAGACGCTTACCCACCCATACTTCGAGTACGAGGTGAGCCGACGGAAGGCAATCCATCAGCAATCGATTCTACTCCGGAAGGCGATTACCAGTGAACTTGACGAGTACCACGCGCTGGAGGTTTTTCGATGAGGCTCGTTGTTACCTACGATGTGAGTGATGACGCGAATCGTCGACAAGTCTATCGGACACTCGAACGGTACGGTGCGTGGCGACAGTATAGTGTCTTTGAGGTGGATGTTTCGAAGGCTGAGCGGGTTGAGCTTGAAGATGAGCTGGAAGATCAGATCGACGAGAGTGACGGTGATCGGGTTCGAATATACCGTCAATGTGATTCCTGCCTTGACCATATTACTGATCTTGGTTCCGACCCACCTGAAGAGCAGTCAAACGTAATCTGACATCGACTTCGTGGACCTTTTTGAATGCTGTGTACAGCAGGGGTCCACGAAACTGCGCTAGTAAATTAGAGATAGAGCACAAACTATAGGTCCTGTGCAGCGTATATTACCCCCTGTCGCGACGAGGGAGAAACCCACACCGGGATTGAAACTTTCTGAGCTGCCGCTTGCGCTTCCATCGGGATGTCGCGACGAGGGAGAAACCCACACCGGGATTGAAACTGTTAGTGTTGAGAACTTCTTGCGCGACTTCCGAAATGTCGCGACGAGGGAGAAACCCACACCGGGATTGAAACTTGGCAAGATGCGCGGGGACTGGGAAGAATATCATGTCGCGACGAGGGAGAAACCCACACCGGGATTGAAACAACCAGAGACGTTCTACCTGAAACGCCGGGCTGTCGCGACGAGGGAGAAACCCACACCGGGATTGAAACGCGTACGCCGATTTATCCGTGTACGTGACTGGCTGGGTCGCGACGAGGGAGAAACCCACACCGGGATTGAAACCGGTCGTCGTCGAGGCCGCCGTCGTCGCGCTCGTTGGTCGCGACGAGGGAGAAACCCACACCGGGATTGAAACAGTAGTCGCACCTCAAATATCGACGGCGTCGGCTGGGTCGCGACGAGGGAGAAACCCACACCGGGATTGAAACAGACAGGGAGAGTGCCTGCGCTTCCTATGCTTGTATCGTCGCGACGAGGGAGAAACCCACACCGGGATTGAAACTTGATGAACTCAAACTCAAAGATGTAATCCTCGAAGGGTCGCGACGAGGGAGAAACCCACACCGGGATTGAAACGTTTGCTGGTGCTGAGGTGGTCCGGCAGGTCGCGCGTCGCGACGAGGGAGAAACCCACACCGGGATTGAAACAGTACATCACGTTCACCGCTGGTGTCCTGCAGAACTGTCGCGACGAGGGAGAAACCCACACCGGGATTGAAACCTCCCGGTAGCTTCGTGCGTACCGTGCAAGCCGGGTCGCGACGAGGGAGAAACCCACACCGGGATTGAAACGTGCGCGTGCTCATTATTCACCTGTAAGCGGGTTCGTCGCGACGAGGGAGAAACCCACACCGGGATTGAAACGGAACGGAAATATCAACACTGTTGGGAACTTCAATGCGTCGCGACGAGGGAGAAACCCACACCGGGATTGAAACTCGCAGTCCGATGACTACCCTCTGGCGCTTCGCGTGTCGCGACGAGGGAGAAACCCACACCGGGATTGAAACACGTCACCGTCACGAACTCCACGCCGAGCGACACGTCGCGACGAGGGAGAAACCCACACCGGGATTGAAACACAGTCGCACCTTGCACTACCCTCACTGGCCCGTCACGACGAGGGAGAAACCCACACCGGAATTGAAACAGTATGGGGTTGAAGCGTCTATCACGTCGTCGGCTGGAACCTATAACGAGTTTTCAGACGAACCCTACGGGGGGTGAGCTGTTTCAGAACGTCACCAACAGCGGTACGTGATCGCTTGCTTCGATCCAGTTGTGATACTCACCGACCATCAAATCAACATCCGAGTCCATCAGTTCTCGCGGGACGAACGCGTAGTCAATATGGTAGGGTCGTTCCTCCTTCTTGTGCATATAGAATGTTGCCTCCGTCTCCTCACCAAATTCGTTACCAGAAACTGCGTGGTATGCGCTGTACAGCCCGTATTGGTTCAACTTCCTTTGCACATCACCGAGGTTACCGCAGAGCGGACTGTTAGGTGATTCGTCCCACATTACGTTCCAGTTGAAGTCGCCGGCGACGACCGTGTTCTCGTTGACCAGTTCGGGATTGTTCTCGAGGGCAGTGTAGGCCTGACTGATGTAACGCTGTCGTGGATGTTCCTTGTTGTTCACCGTCCACACCGCGAGAACGTCCATGATACCAGTTTCGACGTGGAGAAAATGGTCTGCTTCAACGATCTCCGTGGTGTTAGTGACCTCTATCCCATTTCGAGTGAATACCCCGATTCCCTTGTTTGGGTTATCACCAGTCCACCACCAATCCGTGAATTCAGACCAGTCTCCCTTCTCGGCAGGATTTTCGCACTCAGGCACAGCTGCTATATCTGGCTCAAGCTTGAGGAGTTGATGTTGTTTCTTTCGAAACGCCTGATTGCAGTTCCATGTAACTAGCTTCATACCCGTGCTTTTCTGGCTAGCTAATTCAATCTGAGGAGTAACTAGACCTGTCACAGAAAGGTAGTGCTTCCTACGGCGTGCTCAGAAGTTGGGGTGATTTATACATTCAGCTGCTGCGCGAAAACCACCGTTCGTATTTGAATAGCTGTTTCCAGTCTAATCATTACACAGCCTCACAGGAGTATTGTTTGAGTGCCCATTCTCATTCCTCTGTGCAACTCGTTCAGCGAGACTTAGAATAACTACAGTGCAGTTGGCGCGTGATGAATCGACGCTCGGTAGCGTCGAGAACGCGCGAGGGGCGTCCGAACGTAGTGAGGACGACGGTTGGGGAGGAGCTGGCGTCCAATAAAAAGAGCCGCCTATGCCTCCTACAGCCGCTCTGTTCGTTCTGGGAACTCGATACTACTCCAGCCCGTCAATGCAACCGAAACACGCCCCTCGTACCAACTCTTGGCCACCGACCGGAACCGCACACGCTCGCCTTCTTTGACTAAGGGTTGATCGCTGGCCGTCCATGAGACGAATTTCGTAACCGATGTCTCATCCTCTATCAGCCCCACCTGAGAGATCGCTGGACAACTCGACTCCCAAAGGACCTTCACTCGACCCGCAATGTCCACCTCGCTTCGATTTGCCTCCCCAATCTTCTCGATTGGCACAACCGTCCCTGGCGCAAGCCATTCTTCCTCAGTCACTGAGACCGACGCATCCACGATATCCGCCCCATCTGCAATCCGCCTGGCTACCTTCTTCGAGAGTGCCGCCGTCGTCGTTCCCGTCCGGACTCGCTCTTGTATCCGCTTGGCCTGCCGATTCACGCTCGCCAGTTCTTCCCGAGTCATTTCTGCCCGTGGGTCCACCCTATCTGAATCTTCCCATCGGTCCACGCTCGCTGCACGCTTCGCAAATCGTCGACGTCGCGCTTCGTTTCCTCGCTCCACAATCCCCCTCGTCCGTGCCTCTCGGTCTGAGTCTTGGCGCTTATCCCACCGGCTACTGGTTCGCTCGATCTCTGCCTCCCGGGCTTCCATCCGTTCTTCCGCTTCTAAGGTCAGTCCTCGTCCAGCCGCCTCGAAATGATTCGTATCGACCTTCGACTGTATCTCCTGTTGGACCGACCGCTGCAGCTCCGGCTCTTCCTCGACGACCGCCTCATCTTCGACCGGGTATTCATCGTGCGAAACTTCATATCGGATCGAGTTCTCTATACTCATTGCAGAATCTCCGAAGGCGCCCACTCAGCGTCTTCCAACTTTCACGACTCTCCAGCCGTGGCTCTCATCACATATCGACTACATCCTCGCGCGCTGTCCGCGCCTTCACGCGCCCGACAGGGCGCGGGCAGCGCGCACCTACGAGAAGGTACAACTAGTCTCGCGCGACCGGCCAGCCCGCCCGAGTGTCCAGCTTCAAGTCGGTTTCCGGTCCGAAGGATGAGGACCGAAACCGCACTTGATGCTGCCGTCCCGAAAGGGCGAGCGAGGAACGAACAGCGAACCGGTTCGCTGTTCGTGGTGCGGGCGTCCGGCCGGGCGAGCGGGACGGGCCATACTAGACCAACCCAACCGCCTCCCTGGTGGACTGAAAGGGCGAGGTCATTCGACGAACTCCGACGATGCAAGCACCTACTGGAGCGCAGCGAGTCGCGGGAGTCGAACGATTGAGGGCTTTCAAGTTGTGCTGGACTGATTGGCACACCACTGTCATAGGAAAAGAATCGTCCCGCATGTGATACAAAAGGACTGCTGAATAGAGAGGATGTAGCAGTATGTGATTCTGCGAACAAGCTTGTCAGCGTATAAGATTGGTTCGTGTTTGTGAACACGTCTCATTTTAAATTGATGCTTAATTACTGTTCCCAATGTTTTTTATTTGGGGGCAACTCATATTTGATATTATCATGGAGAAAGAACGCCTGCTCAAGTCATTAGATTTTGGACAGGTTGATGCCGAATCTGAAAATAATCTTACGGATTTATTCGTTAAAACCCGCGAATTTGAAAGAGTTCCAGATAGTGATACCCAATTAATAAAGGGGGCAAAAGGCTCAGGAAAGAGCGCTATTTTTAAATTGTTCACTGAACACGAAGACTACGCCCGAGAAAAACTTCCTAATAAGTTTCCAGAAAACTTGTCGATAATCAAAGCGACGGGTGGGGAGAGCTTCAAAACCGTATTGGGAGAAGATTTGAAAAATCTTGTTGAAGAGGATGGGTTTGATTACGATAAATTTTGGAGGTTATATATAAGCCTGAAAATAGCCTCTCAGATCGGGTCTGAAGGATACTCCGCTACCGATGAACTTGGGACTGTTCTTCAAAAGTTGGGAGAACAACCCGACCACCGAGTACTCCCATTTGGAAAAAGAATGTGGCAAGCCTTTATTGGTTCACCTCCGACGAACGGAAATATATCAATCAAGGACCTGACCATTAATTTTGAACATGAGAGCGATATCGATATTCGCCAGCTGTTGTTACAAGAACAGGAATTTTTAGAGGAGAGAAACAAGCAAGTCTGGTTGTTATTCGATCAAATCGATGAACTCCAAAGCCAACATCCAGAGAAGCGCAAAGAGATGCTAGAGGCATTATTTAGAACACAATTGTCATTTATGAGAGACCCCTTTTCTAACATTCATTTGAAAGTGTTAATTCGGTCTGATATTTGGAAGGATCTAAGCTTTGTCAACATGGATAAGTTCTTAGGAAAGCAAATTAATTTAGGGTGGAACAGTGGGATTCTTATTAAATTGATAAATAAACGAATGCTCTCATCGCCAGAAGTGAAGGAATATGTGTCTGACACAATTAGCAAGGATTTAGACGCCGATATTGTCGATCAGTACGATATAGAAACTCAAAAGAGGATATTTTATGCAGTTTTCGCCGATCAGGTTTATAGCGGCCCAAAAGAAGCAGACCTTTTTGACTGGATTAGAGATCGGATTAAAGATGGTCTAGATGGACACTACCCTAGGGAACTCATTTCCTTCTGTAATGTGGCTAAAGAGAATCAAATCAAGGAAAATCCAAATCCGAACAAGAAATTAATTGAAGGGAACTCAGTAAAAGATGCATATTATACTGTCTCTGAGCAGCGGGTTAATACCTATCTTGGAGAATTTGGTGAAATAGAAGAACACGTGAATAGCTTTGAGGGCATGAGACAAAAAGAGTTCACTCGTGATGAACTCTCAGAGTTATTTGAGGATCTATCTCCCTATGGCGACGAAGCAATTACTAAATTGTATGAGTTAGGTGTTTTAAAGCCTAAAGATGGAAGGGGAAGAAATGCAGATAAATTTGAAATCCCTCCATTATACCGAGACGGTCTTGGACTAGTACTCCGAGGCAGACCATAGTAAAAATACAGTTGTCTCGAATCACATTCAGAACTATTCCGTGTGTGATACGCATGCTGTATTCAGCACGACTGCCCGAACCCGTCATCCATTGAGAATATTACTGAGCGCCAGACACATCTCCTATCCCCACACAGACACACCCCACTATTTCTCGTGAACAACCGATTACACGCCTCCACCGACACTGAACACCTATATCTACCCCCACAGAAAAAAACCACCCCTCCAATACGTCCAGAACATATCAGCGCTTTAGCGGAAACAGTGGGGTGTACCCAGCAACACTCCCAAGCACCCATTTATAAGCAAAGACGGGACCAGACACCCCATGACTGGGTTCGAGCGTAACCGGAGTATCTTCGCGAACAAGGACGCATTGAGTGAATCGTACCAACCCGACGAACTCGAAGAACGAGACGAAGAGATTGCTGACTACATGGACGCCCTCCAGCCAATCGTCGACGGCTGGGAACCGAACAACATCTTTCTCTACGGAAACACCGGTGTGGGAAAGACGGCTGTCACAGAGTACCTGCTTCGGATGCTCGAAGCAGACGTCGAGGCCTACGACGACGTTGCGCTCTCAGTGCTCACGCTCAACTGCAACACGCTCACCTCCTCGTATCAGGTCGCCATTGCGATGGTGAACGCACTCAGAGATCCTGGAGACGAACTCAGCGCCACTGGCTATCCCCAACAGACGGTCTTCACTAAACTCTACAGCGAACTCGAAGCGTTGGGTGGAACCGTCCTCGTTGTCCTCGATGAAATCGATTCGATTGGGGACCGTGATGAACTCCTCTATGAACTACCACGGGCACGGGCGAATGGGTATCTCGAACAGACGAGCGTTGGTGTCATCGGCATCAGCAACGACCTGCAGTTCCGTGACCAGCTCGACCCACGCGTCCAGGATACGCTTTGTGAACGAGAACTCCAGTTCCCACCATACGAAGCTCCAGAGTTAGCGAATATTCTCGCTTCCAGAGCGAAGATTGCACTCACTGACGACGCCTGTGCAGACGGTGTCTTGAACCTCTGTGCAGCGCTGGCTGCCAGAGACAGTGGGAGTGCCCGTCAGGCACTTGACTTACTTCGGTTGGCCGGTGAGACAGCAGAGAGCGCCGATGCCGAGGCGATCGAGGAACACCACGTCGAGGACGCTCGACACAAACTCAATGCTGAACGCGTCGAGGAGGGAATGCGCGAACTCACCGTCCACGGGAAACTAGTACTCCTCGCAGTCGTCTCGAAGGAAGCCCAGCAAAAAACTCCATGCCGAGGCCGCGATGTGTACGAAGAGTACCAACGCGTGTGTGATAGCGCAACGACGTCCCCCCTGGTCCAGCGCTCAGTGAACAACCACCTCGCAGACCTTCGAATGTTCGGCATCCTCAAAGCGACAGAAAATCGAAGCGGCTCACGGGGAAATTACCACAGTTACGAACTCAACGTCCCCTTCCGGAGTGCGTTAGAAGCGATGGGTGATGCGCTCCCCCTTGCGGAAACGATTGAGCAGATCCGAAAATACGCGAAGAGAAACAACGTGCTGTAGCTAAGAGGAAGCCTCTGAAGACGCTGTTCACTGGAAATGGTGGGGTGTGTCTGTTGGTCAGAACAGTAGTGACGCCAGTCGACCTTCACAAGAAGTAGTGGGGTGTGTCTGTCTAGGTAGACCAGAAGCAGACTGGCTTCACTTGCAACAGTGGGGTGTGTCTATCTCTGTGAACTCCAGAACCATACCGGCACTTCACTGGAAGCAGTGGGGTGTCTCTGTATAGTCTTCCAAAAGACCGATTCACACGACACACCCCTATCGAGATGAACACGTCCCACTGAGTCGACCACCAGCGCTTTACTCATACACAAATCACAGACAAGGTGAATGGGCACCGAGCCAGAAACGACGGACCTCGACCCGCTCAAAGAGCGTCTTGACTCAGAGGCAGTCACGTTCGTCAATACGCTCAACGGGGACATTGGCTCGCTCATCGAGGCCACCGACGAGCTCCATTTCGAGTATCTCGTCGGCGATGTCTCAGACCATGGAGTCTCCTCAAGCAATCACACACATTTCGACCTCGTTCATGAGGACTCGACGATTCACTGCGTCATTTTCTCATTTCGACATTCAACAATCGACGTTGACCTCGAAGATGGCATCCAGGTCGCGGTGAAGGGCGACCTCTCCTATTACGAGGACGGGGGCAATATCTCGGTCATCGTCGAGGATATCGTCCGCGTCGGCGACGGAATCTACCAGCAGACCTACGAGGAAAATCGAGAAATCCTTGCTGAAGACGGCTTACTCGATCCTGAGACAAAACAGGAACTCCCAGAGCGACCGCGTCATATCGGGATTGCAACGAGCGCCGACAGTGATGCTCGCGAAGACGCGGTGACGAGTATCCAAGACCGGGACCCGGCGGTCGATATCACGATTCACAACACGGCTGTCCAGGGGATGGATGCGATGGCCTCGATGATGGAGGCTATCAGCCGGCTCGATGATGATGCCACAATCGACGTCATTGTCCTCACTCGGGGTGGTGGTTCTGATAAGCACCTTCGCGTGTTCAACGAGACGCCACTCTGTCGAGTCATCCACAATACGGACACCCCAGTGGTCGTTGGCGTTGGTCACGAGAATGATCGGTCCTTGGCCGATGAGGTTGCAGACATGCGGGTGATGACGCCCACCCACGTTGGTGAGATTGTTCCCGAGAAAGCTGAACTCGAAGCACGCTGTGGTGAGCTCGAAACCAGACTCGAGACAGCCTATACGAAGACAGTGAGGACATCCTTGGAAACGAACACCGAACGGCTAGACCGAGCGTACACCCAGCGTGTGACCAGCCAGGTTGATACCCTCCGACAAGACCTCGATCACGCATTCGAGCGAGTGAGTACGGAGCGACTCACCGAACTCGAGAATCGCCTCGAAAGCGCACGAACGCAGTACGAACAGCAACGAGCGTACGAACAAGAGACGAAAGAACAACGCCGGGAGAACCGACGACTCAAAATCGCACTCGTCGTGCTGGCACTCCTCGTCTTGGCACTGGCGCTAGGCATCATCCTCTCACTATGAGTACCACCGACTCCATCGGCGAGAAGACGGACCGACTCGAATCGATTATCGACCAGCTCGAAAACGGCGATGTTTCACTGGAACAGGCAAAGGAACTCCACGAAGAGGGCAAAGAGCTACTCAGCGAACTCGAAGCTGAACTCGATGCTGATGAGGGCGAAATCTTTGAGCAGGCATAGCTGACTCAACAGCGCGCTACGAGAGCTGTCTGTGTCCGCCCACAGGCACCGACAGACGGCCAAGACGGGTCCAAAATCTACTGGAGACTAGTTTTATTGGGACACCGTAACACAACCAAATATGTCAAGCTTTTCTGAACATGACAGAGAACGGCTTCGAGCCGAGTTCGACCGCCAACTCGACGTTGGCTTACATCACGGTGCACAGTTAGCAGTCTACGTCGACGGCGAACTCGTGGTTGATTTCGCCGGTGGTATTGATGGCCCCGATGGCGAACCAACAACACCGGAGACACGCCACCTCATCTTCTCGTGTACGAAGCCCTACGCTGGGGTTGGACTCCAACAGTTAATCGAGACCGGGAAGGCTGCATACGACGACCCGATTGTCAAGCATTGGCCGGAGTTCGCCGAGGAAGACAGCCAGAAAGCCGATATCACGATTCAACAGATTCT
The Halomicroarcula saliterrae genome window above contains:
- a CDS encoding P-loop ATPase, Sll1717 family, encoding MEKERLLKSLDFGQVDAESENNLTDLFVKTREFERVPDSDTQLIKGAKGSGKSAIFKLFTEHEDYAREKLPNKFPENLSIIKATGGESFKTVLGEDLKNLVEEDGFDYDKFWRLYISLKIASQIGSEGYSATDELGTVLQKLGEQPDHRVLPFGKRMWQAFIGSPPTNGNISIKDLTINFEHESDIDIRQLLLQEQEFLEERNKQVWLLFDQIDELQSQHPEKRKEMLEALFRTQLSFMRDPFSNIHLKVLIRSDIWKDLSFVNMDKFLGKQINLGWNSGILIKLINKRMLSSPEVKEYVSDTISKDLDADIVDQYDIETQKRIFYAVFADQVYSGPKEADLFDWIRDRIKDGLDGHYPRELISFCNVAKENQIKENPNPNKKLIEGNSVKDAYYTVSEQRVNTYLGEFGEIEEHVNSFEGMRQKEFTRDELSELFEDLSPYGDEAITKLYELGVLKPKDGRGRNADKFEIPPLYRDGLGLVLRGRP
- a CDS encoding orc1/cdc6 family replication initiation protein; amino-acid sequence: MTGFERNRSIFANKDALSESYQPDELEERDEEIADYMDALQPIVDGWEPNNIFLYGNTGVGKTAVTEYLLRMLEADVEAYDDVALSVLTLNCNTLTSSYQVAIAMVNALRDPGDELSATGYPQQTVFTKLYSELEALGGTVLVVLDEIDSIGDRDELLYELPRARANGYLEQTSVGVIGISNDLQFRDQLDPRVQDTLCERELQFPPYEAPELANILASRAKIALTDDACADGVLNLCAALAARDSGSARQALDLLRLAGETAESADAEAIEEHHVEDARHKLNAERVEEGMRELTVHGKLVLLAVVSKEAQQKTPCRGRDVYEEYQRVCDSATTSPLVQRSVNNHLADLRMFGILKATENRSGSRGNYHSYELNVPFRSALEAMGDALPLAETIEQIRKYAKRNNVL
- the cas4 gene encoding CRISPR-associated protein Cas4, giving the protein MTAESSFKDELVYVSALNEFVYCPRRYYYQRFHDEIGEPYELVDGRSKHDSAAKRGGWVQEQYFRSEELGLHGKIDLVETEGGTPTPVERKRAESGEYYPSDELQIAGYCMLLEHAIGEPVNVGYIYLYSTDTRHPIRITEDHRTAVRRVVKRIEQLSFGDVPPLVDTRSKCEACSARNYCMPAETAMLAPDMAEGTEWEGAHPEEPS
- the cas1 gene encoding CRISPR-associated endonuclease Cas1, whose protein sequence is MKASDGMFLDSVVYVTTQGTQVRTDGGQIIVHDVDGDDGELATFPTEKLETINVFGGVNFSTPFVAKANEHGIVLNYFTQNGNYRGSFVPERNTIAEVRRAQYALDDTTELAIAKAMIRAKIRNARTLLSRKGVTGTDLLRDLGERVDRATSKDDLRGTEGEAAERYFSRLDEALVDGWTFETRSKRPPEDHINSLLSLSYVMMKNEVLTGLRSYNLDPFLGVLHADRHGRPSLALDLQEEFRPLFCDAFVTRVVNRGTFNHDDFRDNNRLRDDAFQTYLSKFDAYMEETLTHPYFEYEVSRRKAIHQQSILLRKAITSELDEYHALEVFR
- the cas3 gene encoding type I-D CRISPR-associated helicase Cas3'; this translates as MTQPLSLAGVELCRHTDSDYPVAGTAFKPYAHQQELRELFHTEESFLAVNDSPTGGGKTMSWLAPILERGEHALAIYPTNALIHDQERNLRTEIADNFPEKELGTDTKLVTVTADTLRGEHAERFPTATSNGARLRQLLREDIYHGDSQVILLTNPDIFVMMRRSLYGRPGNPGARTRALNEFQTIVVDEFHRAGRKEQNTLLFLLDEMYALPSYRCALSQIVLLSATPTDWLEDRFENGIQAPYYRVTEQRTTVEQRPFTDTGSSDWGAVMPPVDLDIRSASTFGSADELLNKDWDETREFASRPGKTVFILDGIREVEDVYTRLVDTLDEQEVVRIDGFHRGDLEAKLDQFDVLVSNSAVEVGIDFTVDRLVFSAHDRASFLQRLGRLRTETIRQSARCYIPSTVATMLENRTGSDSVTREALTRILDDAYHNPHDRESFDWRYSAAEAYHHLQRRTRDANPELAEQVRNEGWNRITAHFASESDFTREDLERYIDPIESAVEDTLKWYRGDSLQVLVCDPNGEGREVVRAYDLFYLLRHGDVEFHSREEFQRVVPETHHTTISNTAPYVTGFCTYRGTIPPNEDGYGREVALEATSEIYRWLKTETERTARTPRTIDNLSVQVNVDDGSRRIGGSIDQLREEMVDLDILTYVVDDDPRAVKNQYDLGPFFFLYGLVTDDGLCSIALGTDALYLHCAIQDEAESVDLERFGVDI
- a CDS encoding endonuclease/exonuclease/phosphatase family protein; translation: MKLVTWNCNQAFRKKQHQLLKLEPDIAAVPECENPAEKGDWSEFTDWWWTGDNPNKGIGVFTRNGIEVTNTTEIVEADHFLHVETGIMDVLAVWTVNNKEHPRQRYISQAYTALENNPELVNENTVVAGDFNWNVMWDESPNSPLCGNLGDVQRKLNQYGLYSAYHAVSGNEFGEETEATFYMHKKEERPYHIDYAFVPRELMDSDVDLMVGEYHNWIEASDHVPLLVTF
- the xseA gene encoding exodeoxyribonuclease VII large subunit, with translation MGTEPETTDLDPLKERLDSEAVTFVNTLNGDIGSLIEATDELHFEYLVGDVSDHGVSSSNHTHFDLVHEDSTIHCVIFSFRHSTIDVDLEDGIQVAVKGDLSYYEDGGNISVIVEDIVRVGDGIYQQTYEENREILAEDGLLDPETKQELPERPRHIGIATSADSDAREDAVTSIQDRDPAVDITIHNTAVQGMDAMASMMEAISRLDDDATIDVIVLTRGGGSDKHLRVFNETPLCRVIHNTDTPVVVGVGHENDRSLADEVADMRVMTPTHVGEIVPEKAELEARCGELETRLETAYTKTVRTSLETNTERLDRAYTQRVTSQVDTLRQDLDHAFERVSTERLTELENRLESARTQYEQQRAYEQETKEQRRENRRLKIALVVLALLVLALALGIILSL
- a CDS encoding DNA-binding protein; amino-acid sequence: MSIENSIRYEVSHDEYPVEDEAVVEEEPELQRSVQQEIQSKVDTNHFEAAGRGLTLEAEERMEAREAEIERTSSRWDKRQDSDREARTRGIVERGNEARRRRFAKRAASVDRWEDSDRVDPRAEMTREELASVNRQAKRIQERVRTGTTTAALSKKVARRIADGADIVDASVSVTEEEWLAPGTVVPIEKIGEANRSEVDIAGRVKVLWESSCPAISQVGLIEDETSVTKFVSWTASDQPLVKEGERVRFRSVAKSWYEGRVSVALTGWSSIEFPERTERL
- the cas2 gene encoding CRISPR-associated endonuclease Cas2; translation: MRLVVTYDVSDDANRRQVYRTLERYGAWRQYSVFEVDVSKAERVELEDELEDQIDESDGDRVRIYRQCDSCLDHITDLGSDPPEEQSNVI